From a single Pirellulaceae bacterium genomic region:
- a CDS encoding transposase: protein MVQQHLIKVLRPKDIIVMQNLSARKIEGVQEAIEVVGAQVRYLSPYSPDHNSIENLFSQFKCLLRSQAARTVPGLWKTVGRLVDRFPAQECLRYILHAGYKLKNFGHINPRNALSGCLGS, encoded by the coding sequence TTGGTCCAACAGCACTTGATCAAAGTGCTTCGCCCCAAGGACATTATCGTTATGCAAAACCTATCGGCTCGCAAGATAGAGGGCGTTCAGGAAGCTATTGAAGTCGTAGGTGCTCAAGTTCGTTATCTATCACCATATTCACCCGATCACAATTCGATCGAGAATCTGTTTAGCCAATTCAAATGCCTGCTTCGTTCCCAGGCGGCACGAACCGTACCTGGACTTTGGAAAACAGTAGGTCGGCTCGTCGATCGATTTCCCGCGCAGGAATGCCTGCGATATATCCTACACGCCGGCTATAAACTAAAGAATTTTGGGCACATCAACCCTAGAAACGCTCTAAGCGGTTGCCTGGGATCATGA
- a CDS encoding transposase family protein, with protein sequence MMLDDDIVAVSPSSTYRFLKAAGRLDRKSVSKSKKGTGFVQPESLHKHWHIDVSYLNLGGTFYCLISVLDGMSRYIVHWEIQPTMTELDIEIVVQRALEKHPGVRPRIISDNGPQFIAQNFKEFIRVTGLSHVRTSPYDPQSNGKLERFHGTLKRECIRPAEPGTLKQATSMVKDFVHHYKHCHLHSAIGYVTPYDCMLGLTQEIHAERDRKLEEARARRELNRRSPKQVA encoded by the coding sequence ATGATGCTCGATGACGACATCGTGGCGGTCAGCCCTAGTTCAACGTATCGATTCCTCAAGGCGGCCGGCCGGCTCGATCGCAAGTCGGTATCCAAGAGCAAGAAAGGAACGGGCTTCGTTCAGCCAGAAAGTCTCCATAAACATTGGCATATTGATGTTTCCTACTTGAATCTTGGCGGCACGTTCTACTGCTTGATTTCCGTCCTAGACGGCATGAGTCGATATATCGTTCACTGGGAAATCCAGCCAACGATGACCGAATTGGACATTGAGATCGTCGTGCAACGAGCCTTGGAAAAACATCCTGGTGTTCGCCCGCGAATCATCAGCGATAATGGTCCACAGTTCATTGCCCAAAACTTCAAGGAGTTTATCCGCGTGACAGGTCTTAGCCATGTGCGCACTAGCCCTTACGATCCACAAAGTAACGGGAAGCTAGAGCGATTTCATGGTACGCTCAAACGCGAATGCATCCGACCTGCTGAACCAGGGACGCTTAAACAAGCAACCAGTATGGTCAAGGACTTCGTGCATCACTACAAACATTGCCATTTGCATAGCGCTATCGGCTACGTGACTCCCTACGATTGTATGCTCGGACTCACCCAAGAGATCCATGCTGAACGAGATCGCAAGCTCGAAGAAGCCCGCGCCAGACGCGAGCTGAATCGACGTTCCCCCAAGCAAGTTGCTTGA
- a CDS encoding transposase has product MEMKPCEFSASIFENHQRLHDTQRSKTHTPELKAAAVRRHWCDKVPVSELAVEPGVPPSQIHNWINQAKQQLDKLFDRPSGRPAAKEVDSKDKQIAALQAKLVQKHEVISELKEEKVKAKKANGDL; this is encoded by the coding sequence ATGGAAATGAAACCCTGCGAGTTTTCGGCTAGCATATTCGAAAACCACCAGAGACTCCATGACACGCAAAGATCGAAAACACACACACCCGAACTAAAAGCGGCAGCAGTAAGACGACATTGGTGCGACAAGGTACCAGTTAGCGAACTAGCCGTTGAGCCGGGTGTGCCACCTTCTCAAATTCACAACTGGATTAACCAGGCCAAGCAGCAGTTAGACAAACTGTTTGATCGCCCATCTGGACGGCCTGCTGCCAAAGAGGTTGATAGCAAGGACAAGCAGATAGCCGCTTTGCAGGCCAAGCTCGTGCAGAAGCACGAGGTCATCTCGGAGCTGAAGGAGGAGAAGGTTAAAGCAAAAAAAGCCAATGGGGACCTTTGA
- a CDS encoding M20 family metallopeptidase — protein sequence MTINASDSTEVLQLLANLVRINSVNPNYADGTPELACAQFVESHLAKQGIQVWRQEVFSDRPNVLARLPGQNTNRRIVFEAHLDTVSTQGMTIPPLEPTIRDGKLYGRGACDTKAGLAAMIQAVIDLHRQGIQPPCDILLAATIDEEYSYRGVLALCDGMEARTCDQPPIGTPLEAALAVVAEPTELRLVVASKGVLRWKIETIGQAAHSSKPHLGRNAIVAMSRVIEALQADAPQLTATEHPLLGSPTLNIGVIQGGVQVNFVPDRCTIEIDRRLIPGETWQTVYQYYQAIMDKLLASDPALGIVMQPPMLTDWPLDCPVDHPMVGQLSSLLESLRLDGQPLGVPFGSDASKLARLEIPSVILGPGSIDQAHAAVEFVDCQQVIQAVDVYRQIMLRIV from the coding sequence ATGACGATTAACGCAAGCGACTCAACCGAAGTCCTGCAACTACTGGCCAATCTGGTCAGGATCAACAGCGTCAATCCAAATTACGCCGATGGCACACCGGAGTTGGCCTGCGCACAATTTGTCGAATCGCACTTGGCAAAACAGGGCATCCAAGTTTGGCGACAAGAAGTGTTTTCAGATCGACCAAACGTGCTGGCCCGGTTGCCTGGCCAGAACACGAATCGACGTATCGTCTTCGAAGCTCACCTGGATACTGTCTCAACGCAGGGAATGACTATCCCGCCACTGGAGCCGACGATTCGCGATGGCAAGCTGTATGGGCGCGGTGCGTGTGACACCAAAGCTGGACTAGCGGCGATGATACAGGCTGTGATCGACTTGCATCGTCAGGGCATCCAGCCACCTTGTGACATTTTGCTGGCCGCCACGATCGACGAAGAGTATTCCTATCGTGGCGTGCTAGCACTGTGCGATGGCATGGAAGCTCGCACCTGTGATCAGCCGCCCATCGGCACCCCGCTGGAGGCTGCGCTGGCGGTGGTCGCGGAACCCACCGAACTGCGTTTGGTTGTGGCCAGCAAAGGCGTGCTGCGCTGGAAGATCGAGACCATTGGACAGGCAGCGCATTCATCTAAACCGCACTTGGGGCGCAATGCCATCGTCGCCATGTCGCGCGTCATCGAAGCGCTTCAAGCTGATGCGCCTCAACTGACGGCCACTGAGCATCCCCTGCTGGGCAGCCCAACGCTGAACATAGGTGTCATTCAGGGCGGCGTACAAGTCAATTTTGTGCCCGACCGCTGCACGATCGAAATTGATCGCCGACTAATTCCCGGCGAGACTTGGCAAACCGTCTATCAGTACTACCAAGCCATCATGGATAAGCTGTTGGCGTCTGATCCGGCGCTGGGCATTGTGATGCAGCCACCCATGCTCACCGACTGGCCGCTGGACTGCCCAGTAGATCATCCCATGGTAGGACAATTGAGTAGCTTGCTTGAGTCGCTGCGGTTAGACGGTCAGCCGCTGGGAGTGCCCTTCGGCAGCGACGCCAGCAAGCTGGCTCGACTAGAAATTCCCAGTGTCATCCTGGGTCCAGGCAGTATCGACCAAGCCCATGCGGCTGTCGAATTTGTCGATTGCCAACAAGTCATTCAGGCCGTCGACGTCTACCGCCAAATCATGCTGCGCATCGTCTAG
- a CDS encoding serine hydrolase, with product MHPVCLSRLLRITKLFPRVKTLIAVLLFVDLLCIAPTLAQVKPLAADRIDAIIANYMDQYGVPGMSVAVSHRNELVYSKGFGLADVEHAVQATESTRYRTASIAKPMTATLVLSLVEEGKLNLDQPVQSYVPEYPEKQWPVTSRQLLGHVGGVRHYKSTAESSSTTHFFNLKSALSTFADDPLLAPPGTKYRYSSFGYNLLGSVAEGAGQSDFMTLLKEHVLDPAGMTHTLADDSFAVIPGRARGYFRATKSVLTTLPDGHTFVEGELYNSSLHDTSAKVPGGGLLSTAPDLVRFATALNQEKLLSKTTLSEMWTQQKLADGSSTDYGLGWSVGRKSGRRAIWHGGAQSGTSTTLLLYPDSGICVAIMSNLQRLSLMSMAVAIADTVDSSELDYSPAIEKLKSAVRYEIEHKQLPALSISLVDQDRVVWADGFGFQDAEKKVPATADTVYRVGSVSKLFTDIAVLQLVEEGQLDLDAPIQQYLPDFQPQNSYDVAVTLRQLMSHRSGLVRESPVGHYFDPDEPTLAATVASLNKTSLVYQPGTRTKYSNAAIAVVGAILENRLGVSHPDRVQQAILEPLEMHSSSFVVTPTIETKLALGWMRTYDGRRFAAPNFLLGTGPAGNLYSSVLDLSKFTSCLFRDGRTQSGRMLTPDSLQLMMTPILDAAGQPQGFGLGFHVQQLDGYTKIGHGGAVYGYSTQLEALPDRKLGVVAAASLDVANGVVGRLVDYALRLMIATQDGQPLPSYRMTIPMPPERVPDFVGSYRAVDGDQTTKISELHGKVYMQRGSYRHELRTAADDGSIITDDEIGFNTRVERQSENLLLVGETTYERLPDESPADIPDRWRGLIGEYGWDHNVLYILEDAGRLYALIEWFFYYPLKEVSDNRFEFPNYGLYHGEGLTFTRDKQGKAIEVNAAEVIFARREVGTQEGQAFKIAPLTAIETLRKEAQVAVPPQEFGEFLDTELVELVTLDPTLKLDIRYATNNNFTGAVIYKQPKAFLQRPAAEATARANAKLKPLGLGLMIHDAYRPWHVTKMFWDATPDDLKHFVANPASGSRHNRGCAVDLTLFELASGKPIPMVAGYDEFSPRSFPQYPGGTSRQRWYRDLLRRTMESEGFTVYEFEWWHFDYRDWKKYRLQNATFEQLTD from the coding sequence ATGCACCCTGTCTGCCTGTCGAGGTTGTTACGCATCACTAAACTTTTTCCTCGTGTCAAGACGCTGATTGCTGTACTGCTTTTTGTTGACTTGCTGTGCATCGCACCGACGTTAGCTCAGGTGAAGCCGTTAGCGGCGGACAGGATCGATGCGATCATTGCGAATTATATGGACCAGTATGGCGTTCCCGGCATGTCGGTGGCTGTGTCTCACCGAAACGAACTGGTCTATTCCAAGGGCTTTGGTCTGGCAGATGTCGAACACGCAGTTCAGGCGACTGAATCAACGCGATACCGCACAGCCTCTATTGCCAAACCGATGACGGCTACTCTGGTGCTGTCACTGGTGGAAGAGGGCAAGCTAAATCTGGATCAACCAGTTCAATCCTATGTGCCAGAGTACCCGGAAAAGCAATGGCCGGTCACCAGCCGTCAGTTGCTCGGTCATGTGGGTGGTGTACGTCATTACAAATCGACTGCCGAATCTTCATCGACAACGCATTTCTTTAACTTGAAGTCCGCTCTCAGCACCTTTGCTGATGATCCGCTCTTGGCACCTCCCGGCACAAAGTACCGTTATTCCTCGTTCGGCTACAACTTGTTGGGTTCGGTCGCCGAAGGTGCTGGCCAGTCGGACTTCATGACCTTGCTGAAAGAGCATGTACTCGATCCGGCTGGCATGACACACACGCTGGCGGACGATTCTTTTGCCGTAATTCCTGGGCGTGCAAGGGGTTATTTTCGAGCAACTAAATCGGTGCTGACGACGCTGCCGGATGGCCACACCTTTGTCGAAGGTGAACTCTATAACTCATCTCTGCACGACACGAGCGCTAAAGTTCCCGGCGGGGGACTGTTATCGACAGCCCCGGATCTTGTGAGATTTGCAACCGCCTTGAATCAAGAAAAGCTACTCAGCAAAACCACACTATCTGAGATGTGGACTCAACAGAAGCTGGCCGATGGCTCGTCAACCGATTATGGACTCGGTTGGAGTGTCGGTCGCAAATCGGGTCGACGAGCCATCTGGCACGGCGGCGCACAGTCTGGGACATCGACGACTCTGTTGCTCTACCCTGACAGCGGCATCTGTGTGGCCATCATGAGCAACCTGCAGCGATTGAGCCTGATGAGCATGGCCGTGGCCATTGCCGATACGGTTGATTCGTCAGAACTTGACTACTCGCCTGCCATTGAAAAGCTGAAATCCGCCGTGCGCTACGAGATCGAGCACAAACAGCTGCCTGCCTTGTCGATTTCGCTGGTCGATCAGGATCGAGTAGTATGGGCTGACGGATTCGGTTTTCAGGACGCTGAGAAAAAGGTCCCCGCGACTGCGGATACGGTTTACCGAGTCGGATCGGTATCCAAGCTGTTCACGGATATTGCTGTACTACAGCTGGTTGAAGAGGGGCAGCTGGACCTCGACGCCCCCATACAGCAATACCTGCCTGACTTCCAGCCGCAGAATTCGTATGACGTGGCGGTGACTCTGCGTCAATTGATGTCACACCGCTCCGGGTTGGTTCGTGAATCTCCCGTTGGCCATTACTTCGATCCTGATGAGCCTACGCTGGCTGCGACGGTCGCCAGTCTCAATAAGACTTCGTTGGTATATCAACCTGGCACGAGAACCAAGTACTCCAACGCGGCGATTGCGGTCGTGGGAGCGATTCTGGAAAACCGGCTCGGCGTTTCCCATCCCGATCGTGTGCAGCAGGCGATACTCGAACCGCTGGAAATGCACAGCAGCAGCTTTGTGGTGACGCCCACGATCGAAACAAAGCTGGCACTCGGCTGGATGCGGACCTACGACGGGCGTCGATTTGCAGCCCCGAATTTTCTTTTGGGTACCGGACCAGCAGGCAATCTGTATTCCAGTGTGCTCGATCTATCGAAGTTCACTTCCTGTTTGTTTCGAGACGGCCGCACCCAAAGTGGCAGAATGCTCACTCCAGATTCACTCCAGTTGATGATGACGCCCATCCTGGATGCCGCTGGACAGCCCCAGGGATTTGGCCTCGGCTTTCATGTGCAGCAACTTGACGGTTACACCAAGATCGGACACGGTGGTGCAGTGTATGGTTACTCGACGCAACTCGAAGCTCTACCGGATCGAAAGCTTGGGGTCGTGGCTGCTGCGTCCCTGGATGTCGCAAATGGTGTTGTCGGACGTCTGGTCGATTACGCCCTGCGGCTGATGATAGCCACTCAGGATGGCCAACCACTGCCCAGCTATCGAATGACCATCCCTATGCCGCCCGAGCGGGTCCCTGATTTTGTGGGAAGCTATCGTGCAGTCGATGGCGATCAGACGACGAAGATTTCAGAACTGCACGGCAAAGTTTACATGCAACGCGGATCGTACCGACACGAACTCCGGACGGCCGCCGATGACGGATCGATCATCACCGACGATGAAATTGGCTTTAACACTCGGGTCGAACGCCAATCCGAAAACCTTTTGCTGGTTGGTGAAACAACCTATGAGCGATTGCCTGACGAATCACCGGCAGACATTCCTGATCGCTGGCGAGGTTTGATTGGAGAATACGGTTGGGACCATAATGTCCTATACATCTTGGAAGATGCTGGCCGGCTGTACGCGCTAATCGAATGGTTCTTCTACTATCCGCTGAAGGAGGTCAGCGACAATCGCTTTGAATTCCCGAACTACGGTTTATATCACGGTGAGGGATTGACTTTTACACGGGATAAGCAGGGCAAGGCAATCGAGGTTAACGCTGCAGAAGTTATCTTTGCTCGCCGCGAAGTAGGCACACAAGAGGGTCAGGCATTCAAGATCGCACCGCTCACAGCGATTGAGACACTGCGCAAGGAAGCTCAGGTCGCCGTGCCACCGCAGGAATTCGGTGAATTCCTGGACACCGAGCTGGTGGAACTGGTCACTCTCGATCCGACCCTGAAGCTCGATATTCGCTATGCGACCAACAACAACTTTACCGGAGCTGTAATCTACAAGCAGCCCAAGGCGTTCCTGCAGCGACCTGCGGCGGAAGCGACGGCTCGCGCCAATGCCAAGTTAAAACCGCTGGGGCTTGGCCTAATGATCCATGACGCCTACCGTCCGTGGCATGTTACAAAAATGTTTTGGGACGCGACACCCGATGATCTCAAGCATTTTGTAGCCAACCCAGCCAGCGGCTCGCGCCATAATCGAGGCTGCGCGGTAGATTTGACCCTCTTCGAACTCGCCTCAGGCAAACCCATTCCCATGGTTGCCGGATACGATGAATTCTCACCACGATCCTTCCCACAGTATCCTGGTGGAACCTCCCGCCAACGCTGGTACCGAGACCTGTTGCGACGTACGATGGAATCGGAAGGATTTACGGTCTACGAATTCGAATGGTGGCACTTTGATTACCGGGACTGGAAGAAGTACCGCCTGCAGAATGCCACGTTCGAGCAATTAACCGATTGA
- a CDS encoding amidohydrolase: MHILQRRQFHRRCLTSVAAIGGFCSVTERLQPVARVLAAAEDKPAGWIDAHVHVWTPDTIKYPLDKAFKLADMQPPSFTPAQLLAHCQPAGVDRIVLIQMSFYGLDHRYLFDCLREHPGRFSAVALIDHRAHDVADQARMLVQQGARGFRLHSLGDADHWPTSDSMRQLWGAAAEDGFAICPLINPQDIHVVDKLCSQFPDTTVVIDHFARIGVSGQVEQDRLSELCRLARFPKVHVKTSAFYALGHKQAPYRDLLPMIRRVLDAFAPERLMWATDCPYQVQGQHTYQASLDLILKEADFLSASDRRWLLRDTAFKVFFS, translated from the coding sequence ATGCACATCCTCCAGCGCCGCCAGTTTCATCGTCGCTGCCTGACGAGTGTCGCGGCCATCGGCGGTTTTTGTTCTGTCACTGAACGGCTTCAGCCTGTCGCTCGAGTGCTCGCAGCCGCCGAAGACAAACCGGCTGGCTGGATTGACGCGCATGTGCATGTATGGACGCCAGACACTATAAAATATCCGCTGGACAAGGCGTTTAAGCTTGCCGATATGCAGCCGCCCAGCTTTACACCCGCCCAGCTGTTGGCACATTGCCAGCCGGCTGGCGTCGATCGCATCGTGCTGATTCAAATGAGCTTCTATGGACTCGACCATCGCTACCTGTTCGACTGCTTGCGCGAGCATCCGGGCCGCTTTTCGGCGGTGGCGTTGATTGACCATCGAGCCCATGATGTGGCCGACCAGGCGCGAATGCTGGTCCAGCAAGGTGCGCGCGGCTTTCGGCTGCATTCGCTAGGGGATGCTGATCACTGGCCCACTAGCGATTCGATGCGGCAATTGTGGGGGGCGGCAGCCGAAGACGGCTTTGCCATTTGCCCACTGATCAATCCTCAGGATATTCATGTAGTGGACAAGCTATGCAGCCAGTTCCCCGATACGACAGTGGTCATCGATCACTTTGCACGTATCGGCGTGAGTGGCCAAGTTGAACAAGACAGACTCTCTGAGCTGTGCCGACTGGCGCGGTTCCCCAAGGTGCATGTCAAGACCTCCGCCTTTTACGCGCTGGGGCACAAACAGGCGCCCTATCGCGACCTGTTGCCAATGATTCGACGTGTGCTGGATGCATTTGCACCGGAAAGACTGATGTGGGCGACCGATTGTCCGTATCAGGTACAAGGACAGCATACCTATCAAGCATCACTGGATCTGATATTGAAGGAAGCTGATTTTTTGTCGGCCAGCGATCGGCGCTGGCTGCTGCGCGATACGGCGTTCAAAGTCTTCTTTAGTTGA
- a CDS encoding threonine/serine dehydratase: protein MLNADLVRAAQENIRPWVHRTPLIRSSSLSERWGANVFLKLECWQKTGSFKPRGAFNKLLSLDAQQRAHGVVGVSGGNHAQGLAYAARALGISAVICMPETTPENYLSATRGYGAEIRLFPTIHAAFAAAEQIQREGRVYVHPFDDPLLAAGQGTVGLEILEDVPDITHCYVSIGGGGLIVGIGAALKEHSTAVASKGKLPRLIGVETVGADVMAQSVAAQQLIELPAITSIARTLGAPRACRLTFELVRQWVDELVVVPDADCVRELFYLLERAKILVEPAAACCLAAAHQHHNQFQPDDNVVILLCGGNVAASDLCRWLHDFR from the coding sequence ATGCTCAATGCTGATCTGGTTCGTGCTGCCCAGGAGAATATTCGCCCCTGGGTGCATCGCACTCCGCTAATTCGATCTTCGTCGCTATCGGAGCGATGGGGAGCGAATGTGTTTTTGAAGCTGGAATGTTGGCAGAAGACCGGTTCGTTCAAGCCGCGCGGCGCATTTAACAAGCTGCTAAGTCTTGACGCTCAACAACGCGCACATGGCGTGGTTGGTGTCAGCGGCGGCAATCATGCACAAGGTCTAGCCTACGCGGCCCGGGCACTAGGTATCTCGGCCGTAATCTGCATGCCCGAAACTACTCCGGAAAATTATCTGTCCGCGACGCGCGGTTATGGAGCCGAGATTCGCCTGTTTCCCACGATTCACGCAGCCTTTGCTGCCGCCGAGCAGATACAACGTGAAGGTCGCGTCTATGTGCATCCGTTTGACGATCCGCTGCTGGCTGCCGGGCAGGGCACTGTCGGCTTGGAGATTCTGGAAGATGTGCCTGACATCACGCACTGCTACGTCAGCATTGGCGGTGGCGGTTTGATCGTCGGCATCGGTGCCGCGCTCAAGGAGCATTCGACCGCTGTTGCTTCGAAAGGCAAACTGCCGCGACTGATCGGTGTCGAGACGGTAGGTGCCGACGTGATGGCTCAGAGCGTGGCTGCGCAGCAGTTGATCGAATTGCCGGCGATTACCAGCATTGCTCGCACACTGGGAGCGCCTCGCGCCTGTCGGCTGACCTTTGAATTGGTTCGCCAATGGGTCGATGAATTGGTCGTTGTTCCTGACGCCGACTGCGTGCGCGAACTGTTTTACCTGCTGGAGCGTGCCAAAATCCTGGTCGAACCCGCAGCTGCCTGCTGCCTGGCAGCAGCCCACCAGCATCACAATCAATTCCAGCCGGATGACAATGTCGTCATCTTACTCTGCGGTGGAAATGTAGCCGCCAGCGACCTGTGCCGCTGGCTGCACGATTTCCGTTAG